GGATGGGGGGCTGCCTGGCGCCTGGGTGGCAAAGGGCTGACAGGCCTTTCCTGCCAATCTGTCTGTTGTTCAGATGAAGTGGTTGGAAAGTGCTCACTCTCCAGTTCCCTCTTTGGCCCAGGCACTCTGATAAGGCCTGGGCTGTCCTATCTTGCCCTGGGAGCTGTTCCTCCTCCCCAACAGGCTCCTTTCCCCAGCTGACAGTTAGCAGCCGGCAGTGCTTGATAAACTTATCAGACCAAAGCTGAGCTCAGTGCACgctcagctcctccccagccccagatttccccattcCTGAGGactctctgctctctgcctgccttgCTGGCTGGTACAGCGAACACAGATCCCCCTTGGGCCCACAGGTCAAAATCAGCCCAAGGAGCAGATTGAGGAGTGCTCAGATTGAAGCAGCACATTCAGAGTGGGGGCACTGAGTGGGATGTTCACAGCTCTTACCCAGCTCTGTCTCTCTCCCTGCAATATTATTCACAAGTCAAAATGCTCTTGTCTGGTTTATCCTCCCTGTGTTGCTGCTCACGCTGTTCCCCTGCTGGTTTTGAGTTTAGTGGGTTCAATGCAGGGTctctgtgcctgcctgcaggattgctgagccagctctggagcaagGGTGCTCTCGATTCAGTTCCTATCACTGGTTATTGCTGCCACTGTTGGGCGTTCCAGCCCAGATCAAGGCTCCATTGTGTGAGGTGCTGGATGTGGCAGATAAGGAGGAGCAGTCTCATTCCTGACTATCTTACCGTTGAAATAAACAAGTGAAATgaaggggagagggggaatGATTATCCTCCTCTCCCAGATGGGGTGAAGATCTTCTGAGAGCTTCACAGTGTGCTGAACAACTTCAGAAATCCAGCACTCAAGTCTTGCCCAAGGTCATGCAGGAAATGTGTGGCAGATCTTAAGTCTCAGTTTAAAGTTGCAGCCTTGAGATGAGTGTGTGTCCATGGTGACTGTTAGTTTTAAGATGGTGGGCCAGGAATTCTGCAGAGATCTGTGTTCTCTTACTCCTCATCCAGCACAGAGATTCACTATCCCTGAATAATTTCTCTGTGGCTGTTCTGGGTTGCCTCCTCTGAGTGGATGTGCTATTCCAGGTGAAAAGGGGGGAAAACCTCTGCTTTGTGAGCagattaaatgtttaaaaaatggtttgtgatgtacttattttttattattctgtagcagcactgcaggatgaGCTCCATATCCAGTCCCATGTTAGGCCCTTAATGGCAGGCAGGAATCTTTTCCCTGTGCAAGGAAATGTGTATGCAGCTATTTCTGGGAGATTGCCCCACACCTTCAAGTTTCCttttgtgtgctgtgctgaTGGGCTGGATTTAAATTGCTGCTGTGTCTCCATCACCTGAGACTGGGGAGCAacctgctgtgaggacaagggACCCTGCtcttatcttttattttcactgaaaaccCCTTCTTGTGATGTCTAAGTTGGGAAGGAAGTGGATGCAGCAAATAACTTTAACCAGTAGAACCTGCACCCAGCTGGAGTCTAAttcttccctgtccttcctctcAGTTCTCTTTAGGGCTTCCTTAACAATTGCCAACACAAGAAAGCTTCAGGATCTTGCCTTCTCCAGGATTGCACTCTGTGAGGTTATTACAACCTGAAGATAAGTTCCAGCCTaatgctgtgctggctgggaacacccctctgcttcctgcaggtgtcccctggctctgtcctcATTAGGGAGACAGATTCATCCCGTGTCCAAACTGAAATCCACCCTTAATCACAGCTcttctgggctgctgctctcagtgcctCAAGGCAGTCTGGAAGACACAGAGGCACCTCTCTCCTCCTGACAATGCCCGGGGTTAGTGCTTTGCATGTCCCTCATTTGCTAAACAAAACAGCCCAGAGaccaggatttatttttccctagCAATAAAGGGAAGAAGTTGTGAAGGGGACTGGGGAAGTACAGGATACAGAGCCAGCTCAAAGAGAGGCAAAAACAATCAGCTCTTTCTTCAGCCACAGAGATTAGTtgagattttgctttttgctaTCTGTTTCCTTGACTGACTGACCAGAATGTTTGTGATGCAAGGGGAGGTGGTGAGAAAGGGGCTGAACCAGAGTGATCAGAGCTGAGGAGGATTTGCATGTTTGGAGAGCAAGGCCAGGCGTGTTTGGAGTTGGTGACAGCCATGGCCTGGTCCTGAGGGGTGCTGAGCACCCTTGGGTGCCCGTGGTGCAGATTCAGCAGCTCCAAGGACCAGAGCAGCCCTTTGCCTGCTCTTTGTAGCAGGTCTGCCCATGGctggtgctctgctgggagggaagaaggggcactggggctctgccttgtttttcctttgggcTGCTGGCATCCACAGGCCTCAAGCAATGCCAGGGCTTGGGCATTAGGTGATCTTAAAGTGGCAACTCATTACTCAAGGGGAAGAAACTGTCTTGGTGGAAAACACTGCAAGTTAATTCCCTGTTCTCTCCTCCCTTTTGTCACCTCCTGTCTGTGGCTCGCTGGTGCCTTTCCCAGTGGCCCccctgcacaggctgtgcctctgttgtgctgcctgtgcctgtggggATGGCTCAGCCTggatcccctgccctgctctggccactGCTGTGttctcctgagctctgcagcactgcctgcagccatccctgtgtgctcctCCCCTCACTGCCCATCGagccacagccacccctggATCTCCTGGGATGGGCTCCCCAGGCTCCTCACAAGCACCAGGCTAAGTGCAAACAACACCAGTtctctgctggcactgcctcctCCAGTGTAGCTGCTCTTCAGGAATGTCTGGGCTCAGTAACCCACCCTGGAATCCTGGGGAAACAGCAGACAGGACTGGGGTGATGTGTGCTGTGTTTGGAGGGAGAAGCTGTAGGAGCACACAGGAGAGAAGATCCCAGCTATCCATTGAAGGTTTTAGCTCCTCTGTACCTTGGAAATCAAGGACAGGAATGAAAATGTAATGGATACAGCAGCTCTTCTTCACAAGGCTCAGAAGAACCAGgggtctggtttggttttatgAGTGGTCACAGGCACTCTTGCCAATTGATGTGTGCCAGCACTTGACTCCAAATGGCCAAAACTGGGAAGATTTCCATGAGTCAGACACCCCTCCTGTTCCCAgggaagcctgtgctggtgTGCCTCTGTGGTCTGGAGGCTTTTGCTCCTGAGCAGTCCAGATGCTGACACCCTctttgaatatttctgtttgcagattAGTGGAGGACAAGGGGAATGACAAACACAGTTTGCATTTTGGGCAGTAATTTTAATAAGCTGAAGTGACTTTACCTTGAGCAAGGCTTGTGCATGTGTGGGTGTTCACAggtgtgtgtggggctggggacctGTTCCATCACAGGTTATGCACCTTCCCCAGAATGGCTCAGGGAAGGacagcagggatttttgggggctttggcACTGTCTGTTGGACACACATTCCACGTACCTGGTGtgccctcctggctctgcaccaATCTGTCTCCAGGATGAAATCTCTCTAAAGGGAGCCCTTTCCTGTGTGTGAATTTCCACTTTTATTCCCACTCAAACCATAAAGAGCAATCCTGGACTCCTTTTGCACCCCATCCCCACTGCTTGTGTCCCCAGAGTCAGGTGTGAGCCATTCTTTAAATGAGTGTTTTGAACATGAAATACGCTGTGTTAGCCCAGTTACTAAGAAAGAACAGATTTATCAGATAAATCCCAGCAGGCCTGTACATGTCACTGTCTGGTATAgtgcaataaaaatatacattagaataagtataaatacatatttacagTGTACAAGTAAAGCCAGGAGTACAGACTCTGGGTTTGAGCTTCCAGGTACATATTAATGACTTACAGCTTAGGCACAGCATAAAAGGGACAAGAACATTTTAGGTCTTAAGAGAATAACTTGGGATTTACAGCAGTGGAACTGAGGGCAGTTCTTCTCTGGCAATACATGAATTTTCCACTTGGATCATTTTTTCTTTGCCCACGATGGGCACTCCTTCTTAAGCCTCTGGAGTGAAATGGCCCCAGCCTGTTCCCAGGGTAATTCCCACTGGTTCATTGTCCAAGGCTGTGTGTTCAGGGATGCAGTTATGGAGTGAGCCATGTGCTGCTACAATGCCCCAATTAACTGAAAACACTTGTCTGTGTTATAATAATGTTATAATAATGTTATAATAATACTTTGTCCTTCCTATTAAGAACTCAGGGGACTCTACAAACCTGAGTGAATGGCCCCACTCCACCAGGAGgagtggaaaaacaaaagcccaGTGCAGTGCCTTGCCAAAGGTTATAGAGAGAGAATTTGGCAGAGCTTGGAGGGAAACTGGTTCTTTACTTGCTCCAGTGCTTTGCTTCAACCCCTAGACCTGGCAAAAGGAGGAAATACCACTGCTCTCTTTGTATAATACTTGTGAGGTACTTGCATGCTCTGCCAACATGTACAGGCTCAGTCACTTCCTCCTTGAGCAGAGTGCCTGGCAAGCAGAACTCTGGCCCTTGACATCCAGGGTCACTCCTTCCCAGGCAGTGACTCAGGATTGCTCAGGACAGCTCTAAGCTGGCATGTCCAGCATGCAGGGAAATACTGTGGGACACACCAGCCCTGATTCCAAGACTCTCCCATGGTACCAAGGCATGGGGATTATTGGCTCATGCATGGTGCTGTGGTCTGGCTCTTCCTGGAGCCTGCTTGGGATCTCTGCAGTGTGGTGTGTCTGTGGAATGTATTTAGAGACCCCTGTTATCTGCTAGGGATAGGAGCTGtttcttcagtattttcctCCCACTCCAAgctaaaaatacagcacagtTAACTTGTCATTTGATCACAGTAAATGCTCTGCTGAAAGAAATGACTTTAAGGTGTCTGTTGGCAGAATTTATGGCCTGGGCAAGTCTCTGCAGAAGGCCTGTCCAGGTTGAACACAGCTGACAGAATGCAATCTATTTGCATGCCCTGGGCTTATCTTCCCAACCATCAGAGCAGAACATGGTTACAGCACCAGCTTTGTTCAGATTGttgctgccaccagcccagaagtcccctcctcccagctgggcagcctgACAAACTGGATCCTGCTCCTGGTGTAAAGCCAGAGTAACAGTGACCTTGGAGGAATTCCTCTGGATTTACACTTGAGCAGGTGATGTCAGATCTGGGCTGGTACCTGTTGCAATTAAAAAGCGAAAGCTCCCACAGGTTTCTTCGGGATGTGCAAGGCCCTGTGGTGCCAAACACCAAAGCCAATGCACGCCTTGGCCAGTTCCCAGGGGAACACAGGACACCATGGGAGCTTTATGAGCTGGAtggaggtgctggggacagtCTTGAAGGTGGAGCTCCAGCAGAGAGCCCTCACttgaggctgtgctgggtctCGCGGTGCCTGCGCAGATCCACCTTGCGCTGGAAGCCCTTGGCACAGAGCTCGCAGCTGAAGGGTTTGAAGCCCGTGTGCTTGCGGCTGTGGGTGATCAGGttggagctctggctgaaggCTTTGCCACACACCTGGCAtttgtggggcttctcccctgcagagcacagaaaatggtaaaaaaaactCGCTTTAACAGGTGAACAAAGAGAGATAGAAATGCATTTTAGCAGAGTCAAACCTGCTTGGGTATCAGGGTGCTGCCAACCCAGCTCTCCTGGTGATGTGTCTGGATTGAGATCCAGAAGAACCAGGGACAGTCCCCTCCAGCTGGGTGACCCATTCCCTGCATCCAGGGCTGGGTACAACCCCAACATGCACCACAGGCTGGCCAATAACCACCTCCTTGTCAGGCACAtgtgctccagcctcctgctgtcTCCCCCCACATGGAATAATGACTTTGCAGTGCCTCTGCACACTTATCCCCAGTCTAATACCTCTGTGTCTGGGGTCTCTGTATGTACATTAGCTCTAATTTTGGTTTTCTCATGGAATACTTGGTTTCTCACCTGTGTGGATGTAGGTGTGCTTCTTCATGTCTGACTTCTGGTGGAAGCGCTTCCCGCAGTACTGGCAGGGGTAGGGCCGCGTGTCCGAGTGGATCAGCAGGTGAGTGGAGAGGGTGGAGGAACGTTTGAATGTCTTCCCACACATCTTGCACTCAAAGCTTCTTTCCTGTTGGGGAAGGAAAATCATGGGATGTCTGAGGCTGCAAGACATGTGACAGAGCTTGAAGAGTGATGAGAGTTGTAGATTTGATAAGCAAATCTCCTTGGCTCGTGGACTGATAACGCTGGGTGCAGCACAAAGGGAATGCAGGGAGGGTTAATTATGGAAATGGATCACATCTTGTGATCCCAACTCCTGCACCCTTTAGCAGGAGGTGAGGCACAGAAGAGCGAGTAGCAATGATCCTCCCTTGCCTTCCAAAGAATTCTGAAGGGCAGACTGAGATTTGTGAGACCAAGAGCTATGGCCAGTGGTTTTCAGAGCTCCTGTCCTTGTCACTGCGTGCCACAGGAAAGGCATCACGTTTGTAACCTAGGAAATGTCACTTCCTCTGTAATGGGTTAAGCAAGAGCAGAGGTCCAGAGCTGGTTCTCTGGAACCATGCCACCCACCTGGGAGTGGATGTTggtgtgctgctccaggctcacaGCGTGCCCAAAGGTTTTGCCACACACTTCACAGGCAAAGGGACGGGTCCCGCTGTGAGACCTTCGGACATGGACCTCCAGTCCATGGGGAGTGGAGAACacctgcaaaacaaaatccctGTGATTTTCTGTCATGAGGTGGCTGCACCTCCATCTCTGTTTTCAATTCCTTCTCTTTATTTAATTCTCCCTCTGTGAGAACTCCTGTGAACTGCAGCATTCCCACTGCCTTGTTCTCCTGACTgcaggccctgctctgagccacaTTTTGGCGTGCCCAAATGAAGAATGGGTTCCATGTTTCATGTGTGCCATGAAAATCCCTCCAGGCCCTCCTCATCCCAGAGGTTCTCATCCACCACACACCTTGTTGCACTTCACACAGTGGAAGGTCTCCATGTCTGAGGAATAATGCAGGCTGTAATCCAGGGGGGGCTcggtgctgggcaggaggtggcTCCCATAGAGGCTCACCGggtgctccagcagggctgacTGCATGCTGGAAGACATCTGCTGGTAGCTGTATGGCATGTGGAAAGCATCCCAGGAAAAGCCAGCTTTGTAGAAGGTTGGGGTGCTCCTGTGTTAGTGCAGTCCTTGAtctgcagccctggcatggCCATCTCTGAGTTgcaaaggagagggagaggggagtgTCACACCATTGCCTGAAGTTGGGCACCTGTTAAACAATTCCCCATTTTGCCTGACCTTGGGAGTTACAGTTGGTAAATTCTCCTTGATTCAAATCCTCATTCCCCAGGTAAAGTTCCCATTGTGACTTTGATTTCAATCTGAGGAAATTTTATGGCAAAGAATGCCATGGAAATTTTCTGGCTAAGGGAATATGAAGCCCCTTGCTAGCCCTCCTTGATGAGGTGTTTGAACAAGTATCCTGTGGGCACCTGCCTTGACCCACATAGCACAGAGCTGCATTAATGTGGGGAGGTTCATTCGCTGGGAATAACAGCACAAGCCTTCATTCTTCCTGGTACAGACCAGAACTGTAAAGCAAAATTCAGAATGCTCCTGatgagctctgcctggggcaAGTTTGACCATAGATGTCAAAATAAGAGCTCTCATTTATTGAAAATCTGGGCCCAGTTCTAGGGGTTCCATAaccagctcagccctgaccTCTTCTGCAGTTGGGGTTTTGGGTAGCCAACCTTGAGCTGAAGGGCCTGGCAGCATCCTGCTCAGGTACTGGACAGGAACACTCTCTTCTTTCAGTTCAGGTGGgtccttttcttgttttggaaCCACACATCCCAGGTCCTGTTTCTTGATGTCCTCTGGTGTCCTGTTTCCTGTGGCTGTAACGAGCAGTGTCACACTTATGTCACAGTTATGTCACTCTGGCTGCTACAAGAAGAGTCTCTTTAGGTTTTTGCACTCATGTGTGAACTCCTGCCTGGACACAGCAGCCCATGCTCAATTCCCTGAGGAAGTGCAGAGTGATGCAATCAGCATTCAAGGTCTGCCCATTGCTGAGGAAGGGAAATTCCAAGCAGGATGAGATAGGCAAGGCAGAGGGGGCAGGATGAGATGAGAGGATCCTTGATACCTGATACAGTTATAGAATATCAGCCCTAGAATTATGTCTGTAAGAATAATTTCCctatttaaaaccatttccatTTGTGTGGGTAACTAACAATCACTAACTTATTAACCTCCCCACCCCTCTCCTGAGAGAGCTGGGTATTGTTAACTTGGATTTATGGACAGCCAagtggggaagcagagggggGAGGCAAGTCCTTATGCACTGAGCCTTGTGTCCTCCTGCCTACACTCCCATTTATGTCTCCATGCTTGTCCCAGCCCTTAAAGACACCAACCAACCCTTGTTAAACTTTGTAGTAAAAATCTAAAATCACAGAGGTCCAACATGTGTCTCCTTTCTGCTGGAGATGGGATAGATCTGCTGAGGGACAGTATTTATCTCTTGTCAAAACCTGCCACTGCACCAGAGACACAACAAATGGCCAAAGGATGACGGcaggaatgaaaattaaaatgttacctcctttcttttttatcaaACTTATCTCAGGGCTAGACTCTAATTTGATAGCCAGGGCTAGAACAAAGGGTAAACTGATCCTAAAtttgaataaagaaaatttgaatGGTGCCTGAAGGAAGGAGATAATTACCCTGACCCTGCCACTGCTTGGATGGCTGtaggagagcaggagcagagggagcacagcaggggtggcagagctgtgttgGGGAGTGTTAACCCCAGGAAGAGATGGTAACACCCCAAGGTAGAGAAGATGCAGTCCAGAGGGAATGTGGGCAGTGAGCACAGGAAACCAGAGGTGGAGGTGGCAGAGTTGTGAGCATGTAGAACACTGACAACCCAATGCAAGCTCTTTTCCCAGCTATAAGTGGCCCGAAGTTGgtcatttttcccaaatgtgaCCAACTCCACACAGCATCTTACAGCTCAAATCTCCCCAGCAACCCAGCAGGAAACAAAGGGAGGATCAGAGTGGATTTGGTGCAGAGAAAGGACACACAGTAAGGGATCAGCGTGCCCTTACACTGACATCCCTGTGTGGAAGCCCTTGGATGCTCTTTAGCTCACTCATCCTGCTCCCTTAGCTGCCTACTGAATGACAGATTTACCTCAGTGTGTTCCTACAAGCCCAGGGGATGGACAGACTCACCAGTGAAGGCAGAGGGGACTGGGCCCCAGGGGAGTACTGGCAGGTCATCTTCCACACAGCGGGGCTGGTGATAGGTGTGAGCCTTTTTGCTCTTCACCAGAAAGGAACGTGGCATCTTCCATTCACCTTCTGGgatgaaacacagaaaaacaccaGCTAAACCTCTGTGGCTTGGGGAGTAAATTCCCTCTTGTTTCAGATTAAGGGCACTCTGTAAAAATCACTCTTCACAACCTACCCCAGGCTGAGGCAAAGgattacagaaaaagaaacacagacagGCTTAACCTGGGATCTGAGTTACAGACCAAAACTGTCTGTGGCAGGCACGTTGGAATCCAGGACTGTCTCTTGCAGTCCTGCTctgacttttcattttttcatttctgatcttctcctccctggcaggacagagggaaCCACAGGTTAGAGATGCCCACTGGAGAAAGTCTGAGTGTTTGTGCTGCACCTGGAAGGGCCCTGTCCTAAACCATGGCCAGGGCTCTACTGTGAAATTATTATATAAACAACAAAGACAGAAACTACAGCAGTAATAGGGGAGAGACAGGGAGATCATGCAGAATGATGTGTGGAGGGTTTCCCTCTTGCTGGAGTAGTTGGAGTTCTGGCTGACAAACaagagagcagaggcagagcaggagggctgggtgAGAAGTCACCTTTTGGACCCAGCTCAAATATTGCAGACCGTTGAAAAGGCGGGTTAGGGACAAAcataaaatgctgaaatttaatCATACCAAATTCTCTTGCAATGAATGTGTTATCTTTGCTACCCAGAACCcagcccaccctgtgcccactCCCTGGGGCTGGTAACTGCTCTGATGGAGGCAGGGTGGCAACAGGGACAATGTTGTGAGCACTAATATTAGCTGGTGCCCTATTTGCATGTGTATTTGCATTTTCCCTTGTAATTGTTTGGGATAGAGGCACTAAAAACAAATCTTgctatattttctttgaaaagttaGCATTTAAGTCCTGACTCTCTGTTGACTGGAAACTGTTATTAAGTTTTGCTCCTTCCTGAGAGCTGTTCAGTGGAACTTACTTATTTACTAaagaaaaccccccaaaatccataaAGTTTGCACCTGTTAAGCAGGAATGATATGAAATCTGTCCAAGGGCAGAGCAGTCCTGAAATCCCAATCAGGCAGGGATGGAAAGGTCTGTTCCCCAGAGATCAGAAGTGCCTGTACTGCCCCTTCATGCTAAATATAATTACAGAGCCCAGTGGTGTTTTGTTTAAAGGTCTGAGGGTCACATTCACAGTGGTGCCTAAAGCTGTGGGATTGCCACAGCCAGatctgctggggacagggggattgccagggtgcccccagcccagctacCTTTGGATATGCTGCTGTCTTTTTAAATCTGGTCCAGGATTCCCACTGTTCCATCTATGAATTCAGGGATAACTCTGGCTGGCTCtaaccatttttttcttctgaaatgactcacctgtttttcttcatctttttccaAGAAATTTACGTGTAGCTTGAGATGAATAATAGAAAGCTGAGGACAAGAGCAgacttttaatttaattttagaaaaaggaCAGAACAGCATGAAGAGGGACCATAAGCAGGCCCTTGAGGGAAGGGGCACTgaagcacacactgctgctttttgctcTCCTGGAACTCTCTAATGAGGTTTATTCAAAGATCTGTAAAGGGTCCCTGCCCAGTGAaaggctgcaggcacagaaataGCTCCAGCTCAAAGACAGGGCTGTTCTGTAGTGGGTTATGacccttcagcagctctgctcagcccctgtccctcccattccagcagcactggtcAGTCCCAGCTGAGCCACCTGTGCAGTGACCCAACCCTGCATTATACACCTGCCCCAAGGTAAAGTGATGCTCCAAACCCTTTAAACCTGGAATTTCCACTCCTGTCACAGGGGTTTTCCCATGTGGTGGGGCAGCACTGTGTCCACAATGAGGGAATTCACACCAGGAAACTTCAGATATCAGATTCCTCTGCCTGAATTAACCAGCTCCTGGTTTCCCTGGGCTTCCTCCACGgtggaggagctgtggcagtgggGAGAGCCtgcatccagctgtgcctgctggaaCAGCCACTCTCCCTGCCCTCAGGCTGGAGaatcctgtggcagcagctgggcagctcagccaggtAAATCAGATGGGAGATGGGTGGTTTAAACAATCCAGCAAAGTTTTATGCCAAGTACAGACAGCACTAAGTACAGCCCCTCTTTTCCAGTGGTGCCTAAAAGCAGATGTCCATGgataaaaagaatatttctggaTGCCCCAGGCTGTGTAAAAGTCAAATTTGGTGCAGTATCCTGAGTGCTGATAACGACTGAGCTCAACCATCCTCAATGGACTGAATGTTGCAAAAGGAAGTCAccttcccccaccccattttacaggaaaaaaaaaaggaactgggAGCCCAAAGCAGAGTTAATTAACAACTGCACTGGACTGGCTTTGTGATTCACACAACCAGGCTAGAGGAAAGCTACAAGGAGAGAttgtgggaggaaaaaggaCTGTTCTTCCTCGAAACTCCAGATTATCTGTAGCAAGAGATCAGCTGCTCCTAATGGCTCACTgtatttcccaggaaaagcagtgctGTGGATGCTGCCACCTGCTACATTTTACAATTATTGAAGCTTCTGACCGAATTTAGCTTCAACCTTTTGCTGAA
This window of the Camarhynchus parvulus chromosome 17, STF_HiC, whole genome shotgun sequence genome carries:
- the GFI1B gene encoding LOW QUALITY PROTEIN: zinc finger protein Gfi-1b (The sequence of the model RefSeq protein was modified relative to this genomic sequence to represent the inferred CDS: inserted 1 base in 1 codon), translating into MPRSFLVKSKKAHTYHQPRCVEDDLPVLPWGPVPSAFTATGNRTPEDIKKQDLGCVVPKQEKDPPELKEESVPVQYLSRMLPGPSAQEMAMPGLQIKDCTNXRSTPTFYKAGFSWDAFHMPYSYQQMSSSMQSALLEHPVSLYGSHLLPSTEPPLDYSLHYSSDMETFHCVKCNKVFSTPHGLEVHVRRSHSGTRPFACEVCGKTFGHAVSLEQHTNIHSQERSFECKMCGKTFKRSSTLSTHLLIHSDTRPYPCQYCGKRFHQKSDMKKHTYIHTGEKPHKCQVCGKAFSQSSNLITHSRKHTGFKPFSCELCAKGFQRKVDLRRHRETQHSLK